One Campylobacter concisus DNA window includes the following coding sequences:
- the fliG gene encoding flagellar motor switch protein FliG, giving the protein MSIKLNDKQKMIYDDLSMPEKIAILLIQLGEEATALIFSHMDVDVITEISGYIATAKNIDKQVASAVLEEFYALMQSNQYMRSGGLEYAKEILYRTFGPEAAQKILDKLAKSMENSKSFGYLDKIKPQQLADFIIKEHPQTIALILAHMDSTSAAETLSFFSDELRSEVVIRMANLGDISPSVIKRVSTVLEGKLESLTSYKVEVGGPRAVAEVLNRLGQKASKSTIERIEQSDDKLATTIKELMFTFEDIINLNATAIREILKNVDKKDLMVAFKGSSDGIKDKFLSNMSQRAAEAFKEEMQYLGAVRVKDVEEAQRRIVETVQTLADQGVFQVGEADEMIE; this is encoded by the coding sequence ATGTCAATAAAGCTAAATGACAAGCAAAAAATGATTTATGATGATCTATCGATGCCTGAAAAGATTGCTATTTTGCTGATTCAGCTTGGCGAAGAGGCAACTGCTCTTATATTTTCTCACATGGATGTTGATGTCATCACTGAAATTTCAGGCTATATCGCAACCGCGAAAAACATAGACAAACAAGTCGCAAGTGCCGTACTAGAAGAATTTTACGCGCTAATGCAGTCAAATCAATATATGAGAAGTGGCGGTTTAGAGTACGCAAAAGAAATTTTGTACCGCACATTTGGTCCAGAGGCAGCTCAGAAAATTTTAGACAAGCTTGCAAAAAGCATGGAAAACTCAAAAAGCTTTGGCTATCTTGATAAGATAAAACCACAGCAACTCGCAGACTTTATCATAAAAGAGCACCCTCAAACCATAGCGCTAATACTAGCTCACATGGACTCAACAAGTGCTGCTGAAACGCTTAGCTTTTTCTCAGATGAGCTAAGAAGCGAAGTCGTTATTAGAATGGCAAATCTTGGTGATATTAGCCCATCGGTAATTAAGCGTGTTTCAACCGTACTTGAGGGTAAACTCGAAAGTCTTACATCTTATAAAGTCGAAGTTGGCGGTCCAAGAGCTGTGGCAGAAGTGCTTAATAGACTTGGGCAAAAAGCTAGTAAAAGCACGATTGAGCGTATTGAGCAAAGCGATGATAAGCTTGCAACAACGATTAAAGAGCTTATGTTTACATTTGAAGATATTATCAACCTTAACGCAACTGCGATTAGAGAAATTCTTAAAAATGTCGACAAAAAAGACCTTATGGTCGCATTTAAGGGCTCAAGCGACGGCATAAAGGATAAATTTTTATCAAATATGTCTCAGCGTGCAGCAGAAGCTTTTAAAGAGGAGATGCAATATCTTGGTGCGGTGCGTGTAAAAGATGTTGAAGAGGCTCAAAGACGCATAGTAGAGACAGTGCAAACTCTAGCTGATCAAGGTGTGTTCCAAGTCGGCGAAGCAGATGAGATGATAGAATGA
- the fliF gene encoding flagellar basal-body MS-ring/collar protein FliF translates to MDFKALLHQISQIYQKLSLKQKIVAASSIILVVAFLVFLTLYKSKNENFAGYSVLFENISPNDSALILDQLNKDGIKYKLANEGTILVPTSDVYKERIAVATLGIPKESKIGFEIFDKQEFGATDAEQRVKFQRALEGELARTIESLSSIQKATVRIAIPKESVFTERQALPTASIVVELKPGVSLNAKQIFGIKNLVAASVTNLSTENVKIVNQDGVALGDEDGEFDSDAIAQQIRYKREFENNYEQKIVNVLAPIVGGADKVVAKVNIDFDFDKKDTKSEVYDPNNVVRSESNIEEKRQGSAPNEVGGVPGAVSNIGPVQGLDDNTLKEQYNKSSQQTNYEISKKVTSIKGQFASINRVSAAVVIDGLYQSKKDSNGKPTGEVEFTPLSKEQRESITNLIKQSIGYNQNRGDEVSLDNFEFKTGKDISASEKMDGFVNNYVVPFMPLLKYIFAALLLYIFYKKVIVPFMQKMLEETKEEEEQVQDGLEDIEVDAEDTLEKFKAARKKVEEQLGLSGDFNEDELKYDVLLEKMRAIITERNEEIAMLLQDMVKNDSDFNMRKEI, encoded by the coding sequence ATGGATTTTAAGGCATTACTTCATCAAATAAGTCAAATTTATCAAAAGCTTTCATTAAAGCAAAAAATCGTTGCAGCTAGCTCTATCATCTTGGTCGTGGCATTTTTAGTGTTTTTAACACTTTATAAAAGCAAAAATGAAAATTTTGCAGGTTATAGCGTCCTTTTTGAAAACATTAGCCCAAATGATTCTGCCTTAATACTTGATCAGCTAAACAAAGATGGAATTAAATATAAATTAGCAAACGAAGGCACTATTCTTGTGCCAACGAGTGATGTCTATAAAGAGCGTATCGCTGTTGCAACGCTTGGAATACCAAAAGAGAGCAAAATCGGCTTTGAAATTTTTGATAAGCAAGAATTTGGTGCGACTGATGCCGAGCAGAGAGTAAAATTTCAAAGAGCGCTTGAGGGTGAGCTAGCTAGAACGATCGAGAGTCTTTCTTCTATCCAAAAAGCGACTGTTCGTATCGCTATCCCTAAAGAGAGCGTCTTTACTGAAAGACAAGCACTGCCAACCGCTTCTATCGTCGTTGAGCTAAAGCCAGGCGTTAGTTTAAATGCGAAGCAAATTTTTGGCATTAAAAACCTAGTTGCTGCCTCAGTTACAAATTTAAGCACAGAAAATGTCAAGATAGTAAATCAAGACGGCGTCGCACTTGGCGATGAAGATGGTGAGTTTGATAGTGACGCTATAGCCCAGCAGATACGCTATAAACGTGAGTTTGAAAATAACTATGAGCAAAAGATCGTAAATGTGCTAGCTCCTATCGTGGGCGGTGCGGACAAGGTCGTAGCAAAGGTAAATATCGACTTTGACTTTGACAAAAAAGATACAAAAAGTGAAGTTTATGACCCAAATAACGTCGTAAGAAGTGAAAGCAATATCGAGGAAAAACGCCAAGGCTCAGCACCAAATGAAGTGGGCGGCGTACCAGGTGCGGTTAGCAACATAGGCCCTGTTCAAGGCCTTGATGATAACACTTTAAAAGAGCAGTACAATAAAAGCTCACAGCAGACAAACTATGAAATTTCAAAGAAAGTAACAAGCATCAAAGGACAGTTTGCTAGCATAAATAGAGTGAGTGCGGCTGTCGTTATAGACGGACTTTATCAGAGTAAAAAAGATAGCAACGGCAAGCCAACTGGCGAGGTGGAATTTACTCCACTTTCTAAAGAGCAAAGAGAATCAATCACAAATTTAATCAAACAATCAATCGGCTATAACCAAAATAGAGGCGATGAAGTAAGCTTAGATAACTTTGAGTTTAAAACCGGCAAAGATATAAGCGCTAGTGAGAAAATGGATGGCTTTGTGAATAACTATGTGGTGCCATTTATGCCACTACTAAAATATATTTTTGCAGCATTGTTGCTTTATATTTTCTATAAAAAAGTCATTGTGCCATTTATGCAAAAGATGCTTGAAGAGACAAAAGAAGAAGAGGAGCAAGTTCAAGATGGTCTTGAAGATATTGAGGTAGATGCTGAAGATACACTTGAGAAATTTAAAGCTGCTCGCAAAAAGGTCGAAGAGCAACTAGGACTTAGTGGCGATTTTAATGAAGATGAATTAAAATACGATGTTTTACTTGAGAAAATGAGAGCGATCATCACAGAAAGAAATGAAGAGATAGCAATGCTACTTCAAGATATGGTAAAAAATGACAGCGACTTTAATATGCGTAAGGAAATTTGA
- the hisC gene encoding histidinol-phosphate transaminase has protein sequence MKFNDFLDDLVNYEAGKPIELVVREFGIEAKDVIKLASNENPFGTSKRVEETLKEVAKKAHLYPDDSYFELKEGLAKKFGVTSKNLIIGSGSDQIIEYALHAKTNKQSGVLMAGVTFAMYEIYAKQTGAKIYRTKSVEHDLGEFLEIYNAHKDEISIIFLCLPNNPLGECIDADEVYKFIKNIGENTLVVLDCAYNEFAKFKDSKKEIRPSEVVKFKNAIYLGTFSKAYALGGMRVGYGVANEEIIGALSKLRAPFNITTPSLRAAIVALGDDEFVQQTMQNNFEQMKRYEEFAKQNGIEFIPSYTNFITFKFNEPKSSQICEKMLKKGIILRDLKSYALNAVRITIGQAWQNDRVFEELKQILK, from the coding sequence ATGAAATTTAATGACTTTTTAGATGATCTAGTAAATTACGAGGCTGGAAAGCCAATCGAGCTTGTAGTTAGAGAATTTGGTATCGAGGCAAAAGATGTAATCAAGCTAGCTAGTAACGAAAACCCTTTTGGTACGAGCAAACGCGTAGAGGAGACGCTAAAAGAGGTCGCTAAAAAAGCGCATCTCTATCCAGACGATAGTTACTTTGAGCTAAAAGAAGGGCTGGCTAAGAAATTTGGCGTAACTAGCAAAAATTTAATCATCGGCTCTGGAAGTGACCAGATCATAGAATACGCACTTCACGCAAAGACAAATAAGCAAAGTGGCGTTTTGATGGCTGGTGTGACATTTGCGATGTATGAAATTTATGCAAAACAAACTGGAGCTAAAATTTACCGCACAAAGAGTGTAGAGCATGATCTGGGTGAGTTTTTAGAAATTTATAACGCGCACAAAGATGAAATTTCTATCATTTTTCTTTGCCTGCCAAACAACCCTTTGGGCGAGTGCATCGATGCCGATGAGGTCTATAAATTTATAAAAAATATTGGTGAAAACACGCTTGTTGTGCTTGATTGTGCCTACAATGAATTTGCAAAATTTAAAGATAGCAAAAAAGAGATAAGGCCAAGCGAGGTGGTGAAATTTAAAAATGCCATCTATCTTGGAACATTTTCTAAAGCTTATGCGCTTGGTGGTATGCGCGTGGGATATGGTGTGGCAAATGAAGAGATCATAGGTGCTCTCTCAAAACTAAGAGCTCCGTTTAACATCACAACTCCAAGCCTAAGAGCTGCGATCGTGGCACTTGGTGATGATGAGTTTGTGCAGCAAACCATGCAAAATAACTTTGAGCAAATGAAGAGATATGAAGAATTTGCAAAGCAAAATGGCATTGAGTTTATCCCAAGCTATACGAATTTCATAACTTTTAAATTTAACGAGCCAAAATCAAGCCAGATATGCGAAAAGATGCTAAAAAAGGGTATAATTTTGCGAGATCTAAAAAGCTATGCCTTAAATGCGGTGAGAATCACCATCGGTCAGGCATGGCAAAACGATAGGGTTTTTGAAGAATTAAAGCAAATTTTAAAGTAG
- the pheA gene encoding prephenate dehydratase: MQELNELRKEIDAIDDLILNKLNERMILVEQIGKLKQTSGTPIYRPERERAIINRLTSLSKDKALNKAAIEAIYLEIFAVSRNLEMPQKIVYLGPEGTYTHQAAQSRFGAMSSYLPLATIEAVFTKLAQKEAKYGVVPIENNTEGAVGATLDCLSKFSDIKIVAELYVDIHHSFVSINENLKEIKRIYSHPQGYNQCRKFLEDHLLNEVEFIPAKSTAAAAYMASMDRNSAAICSKIAAKIYNVPIVYETIEDNMANRTRFLILSDFKNARVESSKTSILAKTDHSPGRLADLLSIFKNENINITKLESRPIKQREFKSIFYLDFEGHIDDEKVQNAFELAKESGAEITWLGSYLNGDE; the protein is encoded by the coding sequence ATGCAAGAGCTAAATGAGCTTAGAAAAGAGATCGATGCGATCGATGATCTCATCTTAAATAAACTAAATGAAAGGATGATTTTAGTTGAGCAAATCGGCAAGCTAAAACAAACTAGTGGGACGCCTATATATCGTCCTGAGCGTGAGCGAGCCATCATAAACCGACTAACTAGTCTTAGCAAAGACAAAGCTTTAAATAAAGCTGCTATTGAAGCCATTTATCTTGAAATTTTTGCTGTAAGTAGAAATTTAGAAATGCCTCAAAAGATCGTCTATTTAGGGCCTGAAGGCACTTACACGCATCAGGCGGCTCAGAGTAGATTTGGTGCGATGAGTTCATATTTGCCACTTGCGACCATCGAGGCGGTTTTTACAAAGCTAGCTCAAAAAGAGGCGAAATATGGCGTTGTGCCTATTGAAAATAATACCGAAGGCGCTGTTGGCGCTACGCTTGATTGTTTGAGTAAATTTAGTGATATAAAAATAGTTGCTGAGCTTTATGTGGATATCCATCATAGCTTTGTTAGCATAAATGAAAATTTAAAAGAGATAAAGCGAATTTACTCGCATCCGCAAGGCTACAACCAGTGCCGTAAATTTTTAGAAGATCACCTGTTAAATGAGGTCGAATTTATCCCAGCAAAATCAACCGCAGCAGCTGCATATATGGCATCAATGGATAGAAATTCAGCTGCCATTTGCTCAAAGATCGCAGCAAAAATTTATAACGTACCGATCGTTTATGAGACGATTGAAGACAATATGGCTAATAGAACGAGATTTTTGATTTTAAGCGATTTTAAAAATGCAAGAGTTGAAAGCTCGAAAACTTCGATCCTAGCAAAAACTGATCATAGTCCAGGACGCCTTGCTGATCTGCTTTCTATCTTTAAAAATGAAAATATCAATATCACAAAACTTGAGTCACGCCCTATTAAGCAACGCGAATTTAAGTCTATTTTTTACCTTGACTTTGAAGGGCATATCGACGATGAGAAGGTGCAAAACGCCTTTGAACTCGCAAAAGAGAGTGGCGCTGAGATAACATGGCTTGGAAGCTATTTAAACGGAGATGAGTAA
- the lysA gene encoding diaminopimelate decarboxylase, giving the protein MDFKELANRYKTPLYIYDFNHIKNRYEALKNAFFARKSLVCYAVKANSNLSVLKFLANLGAGFDCVSIGEVKRALLAGAKRYQIIFSGVGKSDEELKEALKNEILLINVESFAELLRLEKIAKGLNLNARISIRVNPGVDAKTHPYISTGLNENKFGVDAETAKRMYIHAKASDSLEPTGIHFHIGSQLTSLSPIIDAANIVSELLRELRALEIDIKFFDVGGGLGIIYNDEKEINLYDYAQGILGALKGQDATIVCEPGRFIVGNAGYFVASVLYEKFNGKKRFVITDGAMNDLIRPSLYGAHHEIFVCGKDKNLGPCDVVGPVCESGDFLAKDIELPECDSGDIIVVKGAGAYGFSMSSNYNTRNRAAEVCVLDGKDRLIRRRESFEDVVALEREFLESADARAK; this is encoded by the coding sequence ATGGATTTTAAAGAGCTTGCAAATAGATACAAAACCCCACTTTACATTTATGATTTTAACCACATAAAAAACCGCTATGAAGCACTAAAAAATGCATTTTTTGCTAGAAAATCTCTAGTTTGCTACGCTGTAAAAGCAAACTCAAATCTAAGTGTTTTGAAATTTCTAGCTAATCTTGGAGCTGGATTTGATTGTGTTAGCATTGGTGAAGTAAAAAGAGCACTTTTAGCAGGAGCAAAGAGATATCAGATTATTTTTAGCGGTGTTGGCAAGAGCGATGAAGAGTTAAAAGAAGCTTTAAAAAATGAGATTTTACTCATAAATGTCGAGAGCTTTGCTGAACTTTTAAGACTTGAAAAGATCGCAAAAGGGCTAAACTTAAATGCAAGAATTAGCATTAGGGTAAATCCAGGTGTCGATGCAAAAACTCACCCATATATCTCGACAGGGCTAAATGAAAATAAATTTGGCGTTGATGCTGAAACAGCTAAAAGAATGTACATCCACGCTAAAGCTTCAGACTCTCTTGAGCCAACTGGTATACATTTTCATATCGGCTCGCAACTAACTTCGCTAAGCCCGATAATAGACGCTGCAAATATCGTTAGCGAGCTTTTAAGAGAGCTAAGAGCACTTGAGATTGATATCAAATTTTTTGATGTTGGTGGCGGACTTGGCATCATCTATAACGATGAAAAAGAGATAAATTTATATGACTATGCACAAGGAATTTTGGGCGCACTAAAGGGTCAAGACGCAACTATCGTTTGCGAGCCAGGGCGCTTTATCGTAGGTAATGCTGGCTACTTTGTCGCAAGCGTTTTATATGAAAAATTTAATGGCAAAAAGAGATTTGTCATCACTGATGGCGCGATGAATGATCTTATTAGACCAAGCCTTTATGGTGCTCACCATGAAATTTTTGTTTGTGGCAAAGATAAAAATTTAGGCCCATGCGATGTGGTTGGTCCAGTTTGTGAAAGTGGCGACTTTTTAGCAAAAGATATAGAGCTGCCAGAGTGCGATAGTGGCGATATCATCGTGGTAAAAGGTGCTGGAGCTTACGGTTTTAGTATGAGTTCAAACTACAACACAAGAAACAGAGCCGCTGAAGTTTGCGTGCTTGATGGCAAAGATAGACTCATAAGAAGACGTGAGAGCTTTGAAGATGTCGTGGCACTTGAGAGAGAATTTTTGGAGAGCGCTGATGCAAGAGCTAAATGA
- a CDS encoding LptF/LptG family permease — MKLYARYVGWVYIKSFLIVFLALELFYVGIDLLTNLKDLPPSANLQLLYVGLTSLSAIGYVLPLSLIFALIILHVNMVRSNELISFYALGISKNSLIFPPFFIALFVTIFYVGLNFTPFAYAHDYQKSIAKNTAFSKSTNDSFLKFEGKFIYIKELNSVNQIANDVRIFEINGTNLLSTTFANHANFKDNEWILKDVNQTLLPQILELGEAGFNKIQSDSLDALKGFKPKSIESAVSVENSKFNIPDAINFIKTFKNEGIGLDSAKTAFYNLAIAPFFAPFLLLIFYYHLPVTGRFFNLALSTFIFVVITLVVWGLLFILAKFAQTSVILPEIGIVLPVILLFAYAIYLIKSHR, encoded by the coding sequence ATGAAACTATACGCCAGATACGTTGGCTGGGTCTATATAAAATCTTTTCTTATCGTATTTTTAGCGCTTGAACTATTTTATGTTGGTATCGACCTACTTACAAATTTAAAAGATCTGCCACCATCTGCAAACCTTCAGCTCCTTTATGTTGGGCTTACATCGCTTAGTGCTATTGGATACGTTTTGCCACTTTCGCTCATTTTTGCACTAATAATTTTACATGTAAATATGGTCAGATCAAATGAGCTAATCAGTTTTTATGCGCTTGGCATTAGTAAAAATAGCTTAATTTTTCCACCATTTTTTATTGCACTTTTTGTAACTATTTTTTATGTTGGCTTAAATTTTACTCCATTTGCCTATGCGCACGACTATCAAAAAAGCATCGCTAAAAATACGGCTTTCTCAAAAAGCACAAATGATTCGTTTTTAAAATTTGAAGGCAAATTTATCTACATAAAAGAGCTAAATTCTGTGAATCAAATAGCAAATGATGTTAGAATTTTTGAGATAAATGGCACAAATTTACTCTCAACTACATTTGCAAATCACGCTAATTTTAAAGACAATGAGTGGATTTTAAAAGATGTTAATCAAACTCTTTTGCCGCAAATTTTAGAGCTTGGTGAGGCTGGTTTTAATAAAATACAAAGTGATAGCTTAGATGCGTTAAAAGGCTTTAAGCCAAAGAGTATTGAAAGCGCTGTTAGTGTTGAAAACTCAAAATTTAATATCCCAGATGCGATAAATTTTATAAAAACATTTAAAAATGAAGGTATTGGCCTTGATAGTGCAAAAACAGCTTTTTACAACCTTGCTATCGCACCATTTTTTGCACCATTTTTATTGCTCATTTTTTACTATCATTTACCTGTAACTGGTAGATTTTTTAATCTTGCACTTTCGACTTTTATCTTTGTTGTGATAACCCTTGTCGTTTGGGGACTGCTCTTTATTCTTGCAAAATTTGCACAAACTTCTGTGATCTTGCCAGAAATCGGCATAGTTTTACCAGTTATTTTACTTTTTGCATACGCCATTTATCTCATAAAATCGCATCGTTAA
- the pth gene encoding aminoacyl-tRNA hydrolase, translated as MTLIAGLGNPGSKYENTRHNIGFMLIDLLKDSNYKDVSSAKFQGEVFKFNDIILLKPTTFMNLSGQSVKAVKDFYKPDRIIVIHDDLDLSFGAVKFKKGGSSGGHNGIKSIDGLIGNEYERVRVGIGHLGDAKNFVLGEFSDEEKKALDEILAYTKNAVCELLKSDINEISQKFTIKKGLIK; from the coding sequence GTGACACTAATAGCGGGGCTGGGAAATCCTGGCTCCAAATATGAAAACACTAGACACAATATAGGCTTTATGCTTATAGATCTCCTAAAAGACTCAAATTACAAAGATGTTAGCTCAGCCAAATTCCAAGGCGAAGTTTTTAAATTTAACGACATTATCTTGCTAAAACCAACAACCTTTATGAACCTCTCAGGTCAAAGTGTTAAAGCGGTAAAAGACTTTTATAAACCAGATAGGATAATCGTAATACACGATGATCTTGATCTTAGTTTTGGTGCAGTTAAATTTAAAAAAGGTGGCAGTAGTGGTGGGCATAACGGCATAAAATCAATCGATGGACTAATAGGTAACGAGTATGAAAGGGTACGTGTTGGCATTGGACACCTTGGTGATGCTAAAAATTTTGTCCTTGGTGAGTTTAGTGATGAGGAGAAAAAGGCTTTAGATGAAATTTTGGCCTACACAAAAAATGCAGTTTGCGAGCTACTAAAGAGCGACATCAACGAAATTTCGCAAAAATTTACGATAAAAAAAGGTCTTATCAAATGA
- a CDS encoding 50S ribosomal protein L25/general stress protein Ctc, protein MLEGIVRESIGKKSAKALRRDGYLIANIYGKGLENVAAAFKVNDFIKEARKKESLAFDVKVGGKVYNVVIVDYQRDVVTSDLKHVDLKVALPGVLSKYMIPVKPVGTPIGLKNKGVLIQSKRRLCVKCTAENLPNSFDVDVSKLDIDDTILVRDITAPKGVTIVDADRVAVLGVIKAK, encoded by the coding sequence ATGTTAGAAGGAATCGTTAGAGAGAGTATCGGTAAGAAGTCTGCAAAGGCTTTGAGAAGAGATGGTTATCTAATCGCCAACATTTATGGCAAGGGATTAGAGAATGTTGCAGCTGCTTTTAAAGTAAATGACTTTATAAAAGAAGCACGCAAAAAAGAGAGCCTTGCTTTTGATGTAAAAGTAGGCGGAAAAGTTTATAATGTCGTTATTGTTGATTACCAAAGAGATGTTGTTACAAGCGATCTTAAACACGTAGATCTAAAAGTAGCACTTCCAGGCGTTTTATCAAAATATATGATCCCAGTTAAGCCAGTTGGAACACCTATTGGTCTTAAAAATAAGGGCGTTTTGATCCAATCGAAAAGACGTCTTTGCGTAAAATGCACAGCTGAAAATTTACCAAATTCATTTGACGTTGATGTAAGCAAACTTGACATCGACGATACTATTTTGGTTCGTGATATCACAGCTCCTAAAGGCGTTACCATTGTAGACGCTGACCGTGTTGCGGTACTTGGAGTTATTAAAGCTAAATAA
- a CDS encoding transaldolase has protein sequence MYDNEAKFSLWCDFIERNFLQSEFNSLLENNVINGATSNPAIFKTAFASPAYKKIIETSNKRHPKDLYEILATQDIKIAACKMLKNYANGNDGFVSIEVDPNLSDDTAATIEEGIRLHNLISMPNVMIKIPATKDGYEAMSALMARGISVNATLIFSPDQAKNCLEAFKEGSKAYTSRFIDTTMPKGVISVFVSRFDRKLDEVMAAKSLPTGQIGIMNAANIYHLIEDFGLENVRTLFASTGVKGGSLRGDYYIRELMYKNSINTAPIETIKEFIKEKAEVKNVPSKENISSFFQIIKNNEIDINVVYKDLLSDGLKQFVSAFDDIMKSL, from the coding sequence ATGTATGACAACGAAGCTAAATTCTCTCTTTGGTGTGATTTTATAGAGAGAAATTTTTTACAAAGCGAATTTAACTCTTTATTGGAAAATAATGTTATAAACGGTGCTACAAGCAACCCAGCTATTTTTAAAACAGCGTTTGCTTCACCTGCTTATAAAAAGATAATAGAAACTAGCAATAAACGCCATCCAAAAGATCTTTATGAAATTTTGGCTACTCAAGATATAAAAATCGCAGCATGTAAAATGTTAAAAAATTATGCAAATGGCAATGATGGCTTTGTAAGTATTGAGGTTGATCCAAATTTAAGTGACGATACAGCCGCAACGATAGAGGAAGGTATCAGACTTCATAATCTAATATCAATGCCAAATGTTATGATAAAAATTCCAGCTACAAAAGATGGTTATGAGGCGATGAGTGCGCTTATGGCAAGGGGAATTAGTGTAAATGCTACGCTTATATTCTCGCCAGATCAGGCTAAAAACTGCCTTGAAGCTTTTAAAGAAGGTAGTAAGGCTTATACAAGTCGCTTTATAGATACTACTATGCCAAAAGGTGTGATAAGCGTTTTCGTAAGTAGATTTGATAGAAAGCTTGATGAGGTTATGGCTGCAAAGAGCTTGCCAACGGGACAAATCGGCATAATGAATGCTGCAAATATATACCACTTGATTGAAGATTTTGGACTAGAAAATGTAAGAACACTTTTTGCAAGCACAGGCGTAAAAGGTGGTAGTTTAAGAGGGGATTATTATATTAGAGAGCTAATGTATAAAAATTCTATAAATACAGCACCTATCGAAACAATAAAAGAATTTATAAAAGAAAAAGCAGAGGTAAAAAATGTACCTAGTAAAGAAAATATCTCAAGCTTTTTTCAGATTATAAAAAATAACGAGATAGATATAAATGTCGTTTATAAAGATTTATTAAGCGATGGTTTAAAGCAGTTTGTATCAGCATTTGATGATATTATGAAATCACTTTAG
- the serB gene encoding phosphoserine phosphatase SerB: MIKLCVFDFDSTIMDGETIDILAAANNASEEVANITKRSMNGELDFFESLTKRVKFLKGLPLLKVNEICKNLPIMPGAGELIEALKQKGIKVVVFSGGFHNATDVMQKKLNFDANFANILHHKDGILTGEVGGEMMFSSSKGDMIDRLCGLLNLGKDEIMCVGDGANDISMFRKCDLSIAFCAKDILKKEATHCVDVKDLREILKFIR; this comes from the coding sequence TTGATAAAACTTTGTGTTTTTGATTTTGACTCTACAATAATGGACGGCGAGACGATAGATATTCTCGCCGCCGCTAATAATGCTAGTGAAGAAGTGGCTAATATAACTAAGCGTTCGATGAATGGCGAGCTTGATTTTTTTGAAAGTCTTACAAAAAGAGTAAAATTTTTAAAAGGATTGCCGCTTTTAAAAGTAAATGAAATTTGCAAAAATTTACCCATAATGCCAGGAGCTGGCGAGCTAATAGAAGCTTTAAAGCAAAAAGGTATCAAAGTTGTGGTTTTTAGCGGTGGATTTCACAATGCAACCGATGTAATGCAAAAAAAACTTAATTTTGATGCAAATTTTGCAAATATTTTGCACCACAAAGATGGAATTTTAACAGGCGAAGTTGGCGGAGAAATGATGTTTAGTAGTTCAAAGGGAGATATGATTGACCGCTTATGTGGACTATTAAATTTAGGCAAGGACGAGATAATGTGTGTTGGGGACGGGGCCAATGACATATCGATGTTTAGAAAGTGTGACCTTAGCATTGCATTTTGTGCAAAAGATATCTTAAAAAAAGAAGCGACACATTGTGTTGATGTTAAAGACTTGCGTGAAATTTTAAAATTTATAAGGTAG
- a CDS encoding chemotaxis protein CheW, with amino-acid sequence MNNKLNQVLSKQKQQMNGTELKNNEDIVQLVGFVVGEEEYAIPILNIQEIIKPIEYTRVPSVPDYVLGVFNLRGNVIPLIDLRKRFSLNVTKQSPSTRYIVMKDADNIAGFVIDRLTEAIRIDRNRIDPPPETLVKDKGMIYGIGKRDQNILTILKVESLLKRDF; translated from the coding sequence ATGAACAATAAACTAAATCAAGTTTTAAGCAAACAAAAGCAGCAAATGAATGGAACTGAGCTAAAAAATAACGAAGATATAGTTCAGCTAGTAGGATTTGTTGTCGGTGAGGAAGAGTACGCAATACCTATTTTAAATATCCAAGAGATAATCAAACCTATTGAATATACACGTGTTCCTAGTGTGCCTGATTACGTTCTTGGAGTGTTTAACCTACGTGGAAATGTTATTCCGCTTATTGATTTGCGTAAGCGTTTTTCACTAAATGTCACAAAACAAAGCCCAAGCACAAGATATATCGTTATGAAAGATGCGGATAATATCGCTGGCTTTGTGATAGACCGCTTGACGGAGGCTATCAGAATAGACCGTAATAGGATCGATCCGCCACCAGAGACTTTAGTAAAAGACAAAGGCATGATTTATGGTATCGGTAAGCGCGACCAAAATATCCTTACGATATTGAAGGTCGAAAGCCTTTTGAAACGTGATTTTTAG